In Cutaneotrichosporon cavernicola HIS019 DNA, chromosome: 1, one DNA window encodes the following:
- a CDS encoding uncharacterized protein (Nse1 non-SMC component of SMC5-6 complex), producing MLDFVPTHLHRVFNQSLLSRRAMTDDMMLEMYKRAVKAVAATDPEFEPPFRGNMEGLSAFLEQITTLLEPLGLLVKRGPDETTGRKWTALVNTEGTGDIAQLATDLTPLEISFVRVVIGAIVESYPANSIGSRHAVGLVKDLNGQMTKSAAQALLKSLVSRGWLSISERGRYSLAPRGLLELDSYLRGEYDDYVQSCRRCNRIILTGVACANDACEAHYHTYCYGMIAERQAPCLECKTSFEEVPPTPVGEKAVSRAQDGFARPNKRRRSGREEEGDDDDDDDDSQVGLSHERQAVREEEDGLESEEEEIHPVGYLLCSKQLTQSRSRSQTERPSQRHRPETIIPDSFVDPDEEDEDEDDDPGPSRRRRRF from the exons ATGCTCGACTTTGTCCCAACACACCTGCACCGGGTGTTTAATCAGAGCTTGCTGTCTCGGCGCGCGATGACGGACGACATGATGCTCGAGATGTACAAGCGTGCCGTCAAGGCGGTAGCCG ccacCGACCCCGAGTTTGAGCCCCCTTTTCGCGGCAACATGGAGGGCCTCAgcgccttcctcgagcaAATTACCACTCTTCTCGAGCCCCTTGGCCTACTGGTCAAGCGGGGGCCCGACGAGACGACGGGACGCAAATGGACAGCCCTCGTCAACACGGAAGGAACGGGGGATATCGCACAGCTAGCGACCGACCTCACTCCTCTAGAGATCAGCTTCGTGCGTGTAGTCATCGGCGCGATCGTAGAGAGTTACCCCGCCAACTCGATTGGATCACGACATGCCGTGGGACTGGTCAAAGACCTAAACGGACAAATGACCAAGAGCGCAGCACAAGCACTCCTCAAATCCCTCGTCTCAAGGGGATGGCTCTCTATTTCGGA GCGTGGACGATATAGCCTGGCCCCACGAGgtctgctcgagctcgattCATACCTCCGCGGCGAGTATGACGACTATGTCCAGTCTTGCCGGCGGTGTAATCGCATCATCCTTACT GGCGTGGCGTGTGCCAATGATGCTTGCGAGGCTCATTACCACACTTACTGTTATGGTATGATCGCCGAACGCCAGGCTCCATGCCTCGAGTGTAAGACTAGCTTTGAGGAGGTTCCACCCACACCTGTGGGCGAGAAGGCTGTTAGCCGGGCGCAGGACGGGTTTGCGCGGCCTAACAAGCGACGTCGGAGCggacgcgaggaggagggggacgacgacgacgacgacgacgacagccaAGTTGGACTGTCACATGAGCGTCAGGCTGTtagagaggaggaggacgggcTCGAGagcgaagaggaggagattCACCCAGTGGGCTACCTTCTGTGTTCAAAACAGCTCACACAGTCACGGTCACGATCCCAGACCGAGCGCCCGTCCCAGCGCCACAGGCCCGAAACGATAATACCCGACTCGTTCGTCGaccccgacgaggaggacgaggatgaggatgacgaTCCTGGGCCctcgcgtcgccgccgccgcttctAA